A stretch of DNA from Oryza brachyantha chromosome 9, ObraRS2, whole genome shotgun sequence:
CTTACTACTTTGACGCAATGTTTCCTTTGCTGCAGGTTGTCACCTGCCTTCGTCAGCCATCACAAGGGCCTACCTTTGGAATCAAGGGGGGTGCTGCTGGAGGTGGCTACAGCCAAGTAATACCCATGGATGAGTTCAATCTTCATCTTACAGGAGATATCCATGCAATTACAGCTGCAAACAATCTTCTTGCTGCCGCTATTGATACAAGGGTTTTTCATGAAGCTTCACAATCAGACAAAGCCCTGTTCAATAGACTCTGTCCACCAAACAAAGAAGGGAAGAGGCGCTTTGCTGATGTAATGCTCAGACGCCTGATAAAGCTTGGAATCTCAAAGACTGATCCTGATGAGCTTACTCCAGATGAAGTTAGACGCTTTGCAAGACTTGACATAGACCCTGAATCCATTACTTGGAGACGGGTCATGGATGTAAATGACCGCTTCCTGAGAAAAATCACTATTGGACAAGGCCCTGAAGAAAAAGGTATGGTGAGAGAAACAGGCTTTGACATAGCAGTGGCTAGTGAGATAATGGCCGTATTAGCTCTTACAACTTCCCTTGCTGACATGAGGGAAAGGCTTGGAAGAATGGTGATAGGGAACAGCAAGTCAGGTGAGCCTATTACTGCTGACGATCTTGGTGTTGGAGGCGCTTTGACTGTCCTAATGAAAGATGCCATCCATCCCACCCTCATGCAAACTCTTGAAGGCACTCCTGTCTTAGTGCATGCTGGACCTTTTGCTAATATTGCTCATGGAAACTCTTCAATAGTTGCCGATAAGATTGCTCTGAAGTTGGTTGGGAAGGGGGGCTTTGTAGTTACAGAGGCAGGTTTTGGTTCTGATATTGGAACTGAGAAATTCATGGATATAAAGTGTAGGTATAGTGGATTAGTGCCTCAGTGTGCTATTATTGTGGCCACAATTAGAGCTCTTAAAATGCATGGAGGGGGCCCAGATGTTGTGGCTGGGAAGCCTTTGGATCATGCATATGTGAGTGAAAATGTGGCTCTTGTTGAAGCTGGATGTGTCAATCTTGTGAAACATATCGCAAACACAAAGAGTTATGGAGTTAATGTTGTAGTTGCAATCAACAAGTTCGCATCAGATACTGAAGCAGAGATGGATGTGGTGCGGAATGCGGCTTTGGCTGCTGGTGCTTTTGATGCTGTTGTCTGCACCCACCATGCTCATGGTGGTAAAGGAGCGGTTAGTTTTCTGGCATCACATCACGTTTAGTCATATCATACATCTTAACCACTTTCTTAACTGCATCTCTTTGTGGAAAATTGCTAATCTGTAAATCGCATTTATTGTTTACCTAAGTATGTTTTCAAAAATTGCTActtagtaattatatataccTAATTGGTACTTTGCTCTTTCATGCCTAGTAAAAATTTACCTCAAAATAACTGTGCTCCTGATTGGTTTTCCAATTTGTTGAATTTATGAAATGTGGACAATGTTATCAGATGCCTCACTCATGTATGTCTTATTcaattgatctatttttgtctaatgtatttgttttagaggggaatttatgtgtttatttCATCAATCTCTGAACAGTGTGAAGGCTGAAATTATCACCATTAAATTGACTATCCGTTctactattttaatttattttcaggttGATCTTGGACTCGCGGTTCAACAGGCATGTGAAAGCCAGGCGgatcctctaaaatttttgtatccTCTAGAATCTGGCATAAAGGAGAAGATTGAGTCAATAGCAAAATTCTATGGTGCTAGCGGCGTTGAATACTCTGAACAGGTATCCTTTCTGCCTTCTGCTCTTACTACTGTGTTAAACATTGTTTCTACTGTCATTGTCCCATGCTGATTGTTTCCACAATGGAAGAGGGATCCCCTCATGTTCATGCTGCGACACcgttgaaaattgaaaaatgctgaaggaaaaaaagagtgtTAGACAGACACACTTTCTTAATCTGCATGCAGTCCCTTGGAGGCATgcacaccttttttttattcttttgattTACTGTCCTAACTGACTATGATTTTCATGTAGGCGGAAAAGCAGATTGAAATGTACACCAAGCAAGGCTTCTCAAACCTCCCAATATGCATGGCGAAAACCCAGTACTCGTTTTCGCATGTTCCATCTATGAAGGGTGCGCCGTCTGGCTTTGTGCTGCCCATAAGGGATGTGAGGGCCAGCATTGGAGCCGGCTTCATCTACCCACTGGTGGGCACCATGAGCACAATGCCTGGCCTTCCAACAAGGCCCTGCTTCTATGAAATCGACGTCGACACAGCCACCGGGAAAGTCATGGGTCTGTCATGAGCCGTCTCTGGCACCGTTTCTGGACTTGATTTGCAACCTGGGCACAGTTGTGTAGTTACAAATTTTGGGACATTCCCTTTACCTGAATAATAAGcctcattgacttttttttcaagtgCAGCAGTACATTGTTCAGTTTCTTGGTGACTGTAAATCGGTAAATG
This window harbors:
- the LOC102701856 gene encoding formate--tetrahydrofolate ligase, with the protein product MDVSVPPTNYPKTLSSIIQCRRRPDARRREEAINKCARQRLAVHPVVSHPPLSQSNHHHSLQRSAPPGRGRERVVVRSSAVVAPPELPPLVLPMATPEPKPTIRRLDVASPVPADIDIANSVEPLPIADIAAELGLRPEHFDLYGKYKAKVLLSVLDELKGQQDGYYVVVGGITPTPLGEGKSTTTVGLCQALGAFLDKKVVTCLRQPSQGPTFGIKGGAAGGGYSQVIPMDEFNLHLTGDIHAITAANNLLAAAIDTRVFHEASQSDKALFNRLCPPNKEGKRRFADVMLRRLIKLGISKTDPDELTPDEVRRFARLDIDPESITWRRVMDVNDRFLRKITIGQGPEEKGMVRETGFDIAVASEIMAVLALTTSLADMRERLGRMVIGNSKSGEPITADDLGVGGALTVLMKDAIHPTLMQTLEGTPVLVHAGPFANIAHGNSSIVADKIALKLVGKGGFVVTEAGFGSDIGTEKFMDIKCRYSGLVPQCAIIVATIRALKMHGGGPDVVAGKPLDHAYVSENVALVEAGCVNLVKHIANTKSYGVNVVVAINKFASDTEAEMDVVRNAALAAGAFDAVVCTHHAHGGKGAVDLGLAVQQACESQADPLKFLYPLESGIKEKIESIAKFYGASGVEYSEQAEKQIEMYTKQGFSNLPICMAKTQYSFSHVPSMKGAPSGFVLPIRDVRASIGAGFIYPLVGTMSTMPGLPTRPCFYEIDVDTATGKVMGLS